Proteins encoded by one window of Chrysemys picta bellii isolate R12L10 chromosome 10, ASM1138683v2, whole genome shotgun sequence:
- the SLC29A4 gene encoding equilibrative nucleoside transporter 4 isoform X1 — MGSVRGDHFKDISPVVTPEGNVVMSFSFDSYQLEEEELQTKGNQAKGVLTFMEPASEDPEPQDRYHGIYFAMLLAGVGFLLPYNSFITDVDYLHHKYPGTSIVFDMSLTYILVALVAVILNNALVELLSLHTRISVGYLFALGPLLFVSICDVWLELFTHRQAYAINLIAVGVVAFGCTVQQSSFYGYTGMLPKRYTQGVMTGESTAGVIISLSRIFTKLLLSDEKENTIIFFFISIGIELMCFILHLLVKRTHFVRYYTACSREGAPEGKGVPDHGTGYRVHHDVTAEDVRFENRPCGQVGSPPGSLGHETELAGSGTYVRFDVPRPRIKRSWPSFRDMMLHRYVVSRVIWAYMLSIAMTYFITLCLFPGLESEIRNCTLGEWLPILIMAVFNLSDFVGKILAALPYDWRGTHLLIYSCLRVIFIPLFIMCVYPSGKPTFNHPAWPCIFSLLMGITNGYFGSVPMILAAGKVSPEQRELAGNTMTVSYMTGLTLGSAVAYFAYSLTRQ; from the exons ATGGGCTCCGTCAGAGGAGATCACTTCAAGGACATCAGCCCCGTGGTGACCCCCGAGGGGAACGTGGTGATGAGCTTCAGCTTCGACAGCtaccagctggaggaggaggagctgcagacGAAAGGGAATCAGGCCAAGGGAGTCCTCACCTTCATGGAGCCAG CCTCGGAAGACCCCGAACCCCAGGATCGATACCATGGGATTTACTTTGCTATGCTGCTAGCAGGGGTTGGATTTCTCCTGCCATACAACAGCTTTATCACAGATGTGGACTATTTGCATCACAAATATCCAG GGACCTCCATTGTGTTTGATATGAGCCTCACCTACATCCTGGTAGCTTTGGTAGCCGTCATCTTGAACAACGCCCTGGTGGAGCTGCTGAGTTTGCACACCAGGATCTCTGTGG GATACCTGTTCGCTCTGGGTCCCCTTCTCTTCGTCAGTATCTGCGATGTCTGGTTGGAGCTCTTCACCCACAGGCAAGCGTATGCTATTAACCTGATAGCCGTAGGGGTCGTGGCCTTCGGCTGCACAG TGCAGCAATCCAGTTTCTACGGCTACACCGGGATGCTGCCCAAGCGGTACACCCAGGGGGTGATGACTGGCGAGA GCACCGCGGGGGTGATCATCTCCCTCAGCCGCATTTTCACCAAACTCCTCCTGTCGGATGAGAAGGAGAACACCATCATCTTCTTCTTCATCTCCATCGGCATCGAGCTCATGTGCTTCATTCTCCACCTGCTGGTGAAGCGCACCCATTTTGTCCGGTACTACACCGCCTGCTCCCGGGAGGGCGCACCTGAGGGCAAAGGGGTCCCAGACCACGGCACCGGATACAGGGTTCACCACGACGTCACTGCAGAGGACGTCAGATTC GAAAATCGGCCTTGTGGGCAGGTGGGCTCCCCTCCGGGCAGCCTGGGGCATGAAACTGAGCTGGCTGGCAGCGGCACCTACGTGAGGTTTGACGTCCCTCGACCAAGAATCAAAAGGAGCTGGCCCAGCTTCCGAG ACATGATGCTCCATCGCTACGTTGTCTCCAGGGTGATCTGGGCCTACATGCTTTCCATAGCCATGACCTACTTCATCACACTGTGCCTCTTTCCTGGGCTGGAGTCGGAGATCCGCAACTGCACTCTTGGGGAGTGGCTCCCCATCTTAATCATGGCTGTCTTCAACCTCTCGGACTTTGTAGGCAAG ATCCTGGCTGCCTTGCCTTATGACTGGAGAGGGACCCACCTTCTCATCTACTCTTGTCTGCGAGTGATTTTCATTCCCCTCTTTATAATGTGCGTGTACCCCAGTGGGAAACCCACCTTCAACCACCCCGCTTGGCCTTGCATCTTCTCCCTCCTCATGGGGATCACCAATGGGTACTTTGGCAGCGTACCCATGATCCTGGCTGCTGGCAAAGTGAGCCCGGAGCAGCGGGAACTGGCAG
- the SLC29A4 gene encoding equilibrative nucleoside transporter 4 isoform X2 → MGSVRGDHFKDISPVVTPEGNVVMSFSFDSYQLEEEELQTKGNQAKGVLTFMEPASEDPEPQDRYHGIYFAMLLAGVGFLLPYNSFITDVDYLHHKYPGTSIVFDMSLTYILVALVAVILNNALVELLSLHTRISVGYLFALGPLLFVSICDVWLELFTHRQAYAINLIAVGVVAFGCTVQQSSFYGYTGMLPKRYTQGVMTGESTAGVIISLSRIFTKLLLSDEKENTIIFFFISIGIELMCFILHLLVKRTHFVRYYTACSREGAPEGKGVPDHGTGYRVHHDVTAEDVRFENRPCGQVGSPPGSLGHETELAGSGTYVRFDVPRPRIKRSWPSFRDMMLHRYVVSRVIWAYMLSIAMTYFITLCLFPGLESEIRNCTLGEWLPILIMAVFNLSDFVGKILAALPYDWRGTHLLIYSCLRVIFIPLFIMCVYPSGKPTFNHPAWPCIFSLLMGITNGYFGSVPMILAAGKVSPEQRELAGNTMTVSYMTGLTLGSAVAYFAYSLTSTSHSTCFHTETYNSSFTAGY, encoded by the exons ATGGGCTCCGTCAGAGGAGATCACTTCAAGGACATCAGCCCCGTGGTGACCCCCGAGGGGAACGTGGTGATGAGCTTCAGCTTCGACAGCtaccagctggaggaggaggagctgcagacGAAAGGGAATCAGGCCAAGGGAGTCCTCACCTTCATGGAGCCAG CCTCGGAAGACCCCGAACCCCAGGATCGATACCATGGGATTTACTTTGCTATGCTGCTAGCAGGGGTTGGATTTCTCCTGCCATACAACAGCTTTATCACAGATGTGGACTATTTGCATCACAAATATCCAG GGACCTCCATTGTGTTTGATATGAGCCTCACCTACATCCTGGTAGCTTTGGTAGCCGTCATCTTGAACAACGCCCTGGTGGAGCTGCTGAGTTTGCACACCAGGATCTCTGTGG GATACCTGTTCGCTCTGGGTCCCCTTCTCTTCGTCAGTATCTGCGATGTCTGGTTGGAGCTCTTCACCCACAGGCAAGCGTATGCTATTAACCTGATAGCCGTAGGGGTCGTGGCCTTCGGCTGCACAG TGCAGCAATCCAGTTTCTACGGCTACACCGGGATGCTGCCCAAGCGGTACACCCAGGGGGTGATGACTGGCGAGA GCACCGCGGGGGTGATCATCTCCCTCAGCCGCATTTTCACCAAACTCCTCCTGTCGGATGAGAAGGAGAACACCATCATCTTCTTCTTCATCTCCATCGGCATCGAGCTCATGTGCTTCATTCTCCACCTGCTGGTGAAGCGCACCCATTTTGTCCGGTACTACACCGCCTGCTCCCGGGAGGGCGCACCTGAGGGCAAAGGGGTCCCAGACCACGGCACCGGATACAGGGTTCACCACGACGTCACTGCAGAGGACGTCAGATTC GAAAATCGGCCTTGTGGGCAGGTGGGCTCCCCTCCGGGCAGCCTGGGGCATGAAACTGAGCTGGCTGGCAGCGGCACCTACGTGAGGTTTGACGTCCCTCGACCAAGAATCAAAAGGAGCTGGCCCAGCTTCCGAG ACATGATGCTCCATCGCTACGTTGTCTCCAGGGTGATCTGGGCCTACATGCTTTCCATAGCCATGACCTACTTCATCACACTGTGCCTCTTTCCTGGGCTGGAGTCGGAGATCCGCAACTGCACTCTTGGGGAGTGGCTCCCCATCTTAATCATGGCTGTCTTCAACCTCTCGGACTTTGTAGGCAAG ATCCTGGCTGCCTTGCCTTATGACTGGAGAGGGACCCACCTTCTCATCTACTCTTGTCTGCGAGTGATTTTCATTCCCCTCTTTATAATGTGCGTGTACCCCAGTGGGAAACCCACCTTCAACCACCCCGCTTGGCCTTGCATCTTCTCCCTCCTCATGGGGATCACCAATGGGTACTTTGGCAGCGTACCCATGATCCTGGCTGCTGGCAAAGTGAGCCCGGAGCAGCGGGAACTGGCAG